One Helicoverpa zea isolate HzStark_Cry1AcR chromosome 11, ilHelZeax1.1, whole genome shotgun sequence genomic window carries:
- the LOC124634533 gene encoding uncharacterized protein LOC124634533 isoform X3 produces the protein MRMDGCSWDEPVPEEIQHVWSDFLHTLPRLNELNIPRWVTCESVVSLQLHVFTDASEKAYGVCIYVRSELDNGKVHVHLLTAKSKVAPVKSTTIPRLELCAALLGSRLYLKVRQSLTLEFNEVYFWCDSTIVLGWLSASPTQLKTFVRHRVTEIQEATAGRPWLYVPSLSNPADLASRGLRADKLVSSSLWWSGPQYLLEGTSCWPQFPTSNNQDLNLPETISTYHIDTSNSTENLINSLFPKYSSDLNKLQRMIAYVLRFCNKCRKQASAYGALTSSELTTSLHILCRLSQQDSFPEEYNLLSAGKELPAKNKLLSLSPFFDANCNVVRVGGRLHNSFYDYNVKHPILLSSSNVVCKLLFNMFHLRLLHPGPQLLLATIRQHFYPIGGKNLAKKVTHQCVRCCRIKASTIQPMMGNLPEQRLHLEFPFLDSGVDYAGPVMIADRKGRGCRLIKCFICVFVCLATRAVHLELVSDLTKEAFLAALNRFIARRGKPRNIFSDNGTTFVGAFNELANLLSQDMNLNLIDPGINFSFIPAYTPHFGGLWESAVKSTKHHLRRVLGLTNLTFEEMATCLIQVEAILNSRPLTPLSNDPLDLTPLTPAHFLIGRSLVMLPHPQIENTNISNLQRFRRVECLKQHFWNRFSQEYIVWLQQRTKWHRSSGELKEGTLVVIKDKSLPPLLWLLGRITRVLPGRDGIARVADIHTRKGVIRRAFNTICPLPVAVEDSSTGGGC, from the coding sequence GTTGCTCTTGGGATGAACCCGTTCCTGAAGAGATTCAGCATGTTTGGAGTGACTTCCTACACACCCTTCCTCGTCTGAATGAACTGAACATACCCCGCTGGGTCACTTGTGAGTCAGTAGTGTCATTACAGTTGCATGTCTTTACTGATGCCTCGGAAAAGGCATACGGTGTGTGTATATATGTACGCAGTGAACTTGATAACGGCAAGGTTCACGTCCATCTTCTCACAGCCAAAAGCAAGGTTGCCCCAGTTAAATCTACGACCATTCCCCGCCTCGAACTCTGTGCAGCGTTATTGGGATCACGTCTCTACCTTAAGGTCCGTCAGTCACTAACATTGGAGTTTAACGAGGTATACTTCTGGTGCGACTCTACTATTGTGTTAGGCTGGTTGTCTGCATCGCCAACACAGCTAAAGACCTTTGTTCGACATAGAGTTACTGAGATACAGGAAGCTACTGCGGGAAGGCCATGGCTCTACGTTCCTTCACTTTCAAACCCCGCAGACCTCGCTTCACGTGGACTCAGAGCAGACAAACTAGTGTCGTCATCGTTGTGGTGGTCAGGACCTCAATATCTTCTTGAAGGTACATCTTGTTGGCCTCAATTTCCAACATCAAATAATCAGGACTTAAATCTTCCTGAAACAATTTCAACATACCATATTGACACTAGTAATTCAACAGAAAATCTTATTAATTCTTTATTTCCTAAATATTCTTCAGATCTTAATAAATTACAACGCATGATTGCATATGTGTTACGATTTTGTAACAAGTGCAGGAAACAGGCATCAGCGTACGGTGCACTTACTTCTTCAGAGTTAACCACTTCTTTACATATTCTTTGCCGCTTATCTCAGCAGGACTCGTTCCCTGAAGAGTACAATTTGCTCTCAGCAGGCAAAGAACTACCTGCTAAAAACAAACTGCTTTCCTTGTCTCCATTCTTTGACGCTAACTGTAACGTAGTTCGTGTCGGAGGCAGGTTGCATAACTCATTTTATGACTACAATGTCAAGCATCCCATCTTGTTGTCCAGCTCTAATGTTGTTTGCAAGTTGTTGTTCAATATGTTTCACTTACGTTTGTTACATCCAGGACCTCAGCTCTTACTTGCCACGATACGTCAACACTTCTACCCTATTGGGGGCAAGAACTTGGCTAAAAAGGTCACACATCAATGCGTGAGATGCTGTAGAATCAAGGCAAGCACTATCCAGCCCATGATGGGAAACCTTCCAGAGCAACGCTTGCACCTAGAGTTTCCGTTCTTGGATTCAGGCGTCGACTATGCTGGACCTGTCATGATAGCTGACCGTAAGGGACGAGGGTGTAGGCTCATTAAATGTTTCATCTGTGTTTTTGTGTGTCTAGCTACCAGAGCCGTACACCTCGAACTAGTGTCGGACCTTACAAAAGAGGCTTTCCTAGCTGCCTTAAACCGGTTTATTGCTCGCAGGGGGAAACCACGTAACATCTTCTCCGACAACGGTACAACGTTTGTTGGGGCTTTCAATGAGTTGGCTAACTTACTTTCACAGGACATGAACCTAAACTTAATTGATCCAGGCATTAACTTCTCATTTATACCTGCGTACACTCCTCACTTTGGCGGATTATGGGAGTCCGCAGTTAAATCTACAAAACACCACCTTAGGAGAGTTCTAGGTTTAACTAATTTAACCTTCGAAGAGATGGCAACATGTCTTATTCAAGTGGAGGCCATCCTGAACTCCAGGCCCTTAACTCCACTCTCCAACGACCCTTTAGACCTTACTCCGTTAACTCCAGCACATTTCCTGATTGGACGCTCACTCGTTATGTTGCCTCATCCACAGATCGAGAACACCAACATCTCCAATCTGCAACGGTTTCGACGCGTCGAATGTCTGAAGCAGCATTTTTGGAATCGTTTCTCTCAGGAATACATAGTGTGGCTGCAACAGAGAACGAAATGGCATCGGTCATCGGGAGAGCTGAAGGAAGGAACACTCGTCGTCATCAAAGACAAAAGCTTACCGCCTTTACTCTGGCTTCTAGGGCGCATCACTCGGGTGCTTCCTGGCAGAGACGGCATAGCAAGGGTCGCCGACATCCATACACGAAAGGGTGTCATACGGCGCGCCTTTAACACCATCTGCCCTCTACCTGTCGCTGTTGAAGACTCTTCAACGGGGGGAGGATGTTGA